The following DNA comes from Triticum aestivum cultivar Chinese Spring chromosome 3D, IWGSC CS RefSeq v2.1, whole genome shotgun sequence.
TCGTTGCCTCCAGTTGCCTACCTCGCGTTTTCTGGCACTAGCATGGACCGGGCCATGATCCCGGCCAACCAAAAGATGCACTATTTGGATTAGCCTTTCCGCGCTGATCTCAACCAGAAACTCTGGCAGTATCCTGTTGCTCATTTCTACACAAATCCATTGATGAAGCATAAGAGCAGACTGTGGCAGGCCTGTAGTACCCTTCAGGCTCTTGCTTACAAAATCTCCTTTGGCAGGGGCAGTGTAGATGGCAAAGCATAACTTCATAATTGGCATTTTCTGAAGAGATTCAAAAGGTTGACTCAAGTTACCCTGTTTGGTACAAATAATCGATTAGCATACTTGAATGTTACTTCATTTGGAGGGCACTTCTTTCTAAGCATCTCAGCCACAACCTCCTCTGCTTCCTTCCATCGTTCAGCTCGACATAAACCCTTCAATGCAGAATTATAGGACACGGCATCAGGCTTGCATGACATGGTGCTTAATATCTTGCGGGCATCATCCAGACGGCCTTGTTCAGAAAAGCCATTGATAAGGGCATTGTATGTGAAAATATCAGGTGTACTTCCATACTTTGGCATTTGCTCGAAAACCTCAATTGCACGATCAACAAGCCCTTTCTGGCACAGGGAATTGATTAGTATATTGAATGTGATTTCATTTGGGGGGCAATCCTTTCTAGCCATCTTAGATATAAGCTCCCCAGCATCCTCCCATCGCGCAGCTTTGCACAAACCCTTCAGCACAGCATTGTAGCCAAAGATATCAGGCTTGCATGGCATGCTTTGAAACAACTCAATGGCTGATTCGACAAGCCCTTGTTCAGAAAGGCCATTAATAAGGCTACTGTATGTGACAATATCAGGTGTACATCCAAAGTTTGGCATTTGCTCAAACACTTCAATTGCGTAGTTTACCCGGCCACTCTGGCACAGCGAATCAATGAGTATATTGAAAGTCATTTCAATTAGGGGACAGTCCTCCCTAAGCATCTGCCCTATAAGCTCCTCGGCATCATCCCATCGCTCAGCTCTGCATAAACCCTTCAACGCGGCGTTGAAGCTAATGACGTCAGGACTGCACGGCATGCTGTTTAGTAACTTGAGCGCGTCCTCCACACGCCCTTGTTCTGAAAAGGAATATATCAGCGTATTGTAAATGACAACATCAGGTCTGCACCCATACTTGTGCATCTGCTCGAGGACTTCCACCGCACAATCAACCAGCCCATTCTGGCACAAGCAACTGGTTAGCATACTGAATGTCGCTTCGTTTGGCAGGCAGTCTTTCTTAACCATCCCCACAATCAGCTCTCCGACATCCTCCCAACGCTGAGCGATGCACAAACCTTTCAGCGCGGCGTTGTAACAAACAGTGTTGGGCTTGCAGAGCATGCCGTTGAGCAGCTCGATGGCGTCGTCGACACGCCCTTGCTTCGAGAACCCATTCACCAGGGTGCTGTAAATGACAACATCGGGCGTGCATCCGTACCTAGGCATTCGGTCGAGCAGCTGAACGGCGCGGTCGAGCAGCCCGTTCTGGCAGAAAGCGCGGATCTGGGTGGCGAACGTCACCTCGTTGGGAGGGCAATGGTTCCTGACCATCTCGGCCATGAGCTCCTCGGCGTCCTCCCACTGCCGGGCGCCACACAGGCCCATGAGCACGGTGTTGTAGGTGTAGGTGTCCGGCGCGACGGGCATGGAGGCGATGAGGGCGAGCGCGTCGGCGAGCCTGCCGGAGCGGCAGTAGCCGTTGATGAGCGTGGTGTAGGTGACGACGTTGGCGGCCCCGGAGAGGGCCGCCGCCGCGAGGGCGCGCTCGGCGTCCGCCAGCCGGCCGTCGCGGCAGTAGCCGGCGACGAGGGTGTTGTGGGAGACGGGGTCCGCCGCGCCGGCCGCCTTGAGCGCGTCGAGCACGCGCTCCGCGTCGGCGAGGCGGCGCTGCGCGCAGAGCTTCTTGATGAGGATGTTGCAGGCGACGACGGCCGGCGGGTCGGGGGAGGCGCCGAGGAGGCGGAGCGCGGCGTCCAGGTCCCCGAGCTGGACCAGGCGGCGGAGCTTCTGGCCGGCCTGGCCGGGCCGGGACGGGGCGGCCGGGTTGACCCATATGGAGTTGGCCGCGCCGGCGCCGCGCTCCGGCGGGGCCCTGCCGCGGCTCACCCACCTGGAGGCGGCCAGGCGGAtgcggaggcggaggcggtgggCTGTGGGCGGGTTTGGAGGGGCCGGGAAAGGGAAGGGGTGGTGGGTGGATGCCGCGgcggacggcgacgaggaggaggaggagaaagcggCGGCCATTGTCGAGGTGGAGCTCTGGCGATAAGTGTTTGGGTGTGGTCTCTGTCTCTCGCCCCTCTTCACAATTCCCCTCCAGTCAAACATTGCTTGTTCTTCTCGTGTAGTAATGAACTTTTTCACTGTGTCAACTTGCTTTTTCACTAGACTTTTTGAACACTGATTGTCAAATACTAGTACCTCCGTCCGGAATTAGTTGTCGTCGCGGAATGAGTATTATGTTAAGTGTCAAGGTTGTAATTTTTTTTATGATTTTGCTAATCCTCACTCAAATCTCACTCGACCTCTCACCGTATGGTTTTACACCAAGATTCATGCAGATTTTCCTTCCTGGTTTTCTGTTTTTCCTTTCTGCACTTGGGAAACCTAGAAATTCCAGTACGCGCGACTACAGTTGCCTGCCCGCCAGTAGCACACTACTATAGATGCGGTTCACTCATCCCAGTGCGGAATTATAATTGCATTTGTTGGCAATGTGCAAATACATTTATCATTTTCTAACAAATAAACATGGCATGTATGAGCGCTttgcgtctgtactgatgttcaaaaagaACATGGCAGCGAAAATAGGAAAGTAAAAAGGGAAAAACTGAAAGAAGAATAAAAatatgaaaaagaaacaacaaaatgTTCTATGATGATGCGAGCTGCTCATATATGAGATCTAGCCATGCTATTTCTTAATGACTCAGGTTGTAACTTTAAACAAACTCGTAAAAATAGTTATATTATTAAACAATTAAACACCGATCAGAAATATAGAAGGAACTTTTTCTGAAAGCTCCGCTCTCAGGCATTTTATTCATTCAGCGGCAACCTGTCTGAGCTCAAACCGAGCCTCGGAAAACCAGGGATTACATCAGAGTAGTTTACAATACTCTCCTGTAAAAGAGTTTTCTTTTGCACAAGTATGTGCTACAGAATTAATAGTACGACTAGTATGGTGAAGCTCAAATCCCTACAAACTAACACTATGCTCTTCCATCTCCTGGAGAATAAAGTGAAAACCTACTGGTTTCCCCTTAGACCTGCTCTCCCACAACTGTTTTGAAGTCAAGCAATCAGTTTCAATTATCACTATTGTGAAACTCCTTTCCCGTGCCATTAGTAGTGCATCTTGGTAGGCCGAAATTTCCAAATTCAAGGGGTCAACCACTCCCATATACCTTGTACATTTAGCACTGATAAATTTACCTTCATGATCTCTCGCCATTGCCCCCTAGCACATTGGCCAATGAAAATGTCCACCGCTGTGTCAACATTTATTTTAGTCCGGCCCTCAACAGGAATAGACCATTTCGTCGGCTTTACTTGATCATTCTTCCTCACAACAGGAGGAAATTCCAGTGCCCTCATGAGCTCTTTAACTAGTACCATAGACTGATTTGGTTGGTAAGTCACCTCATTGTGTGTGCAGCGGTTGCGATTGATCAAGATGGCCCACATGACCATCACGCATAGCGTCGCTACATCTCCCCTAATCAGAAGTCTACAAGGAACTTGATATCAAACGCTATACACGTTATTTTCTTCTTCAATTACTTGCATTACAATAGATATCATGGCCAATGTCACCTATAATGTTTAGATTGTGGCTTGAAGTTAGGGTTTCANNNNNNNNNNNNNNNNNNNNNNNNNNNNNNNNNNNNNNNNNNNNNNNNNNNNNNNNNNNNNNNNNNNNNNNNNNNNNNNNNNNNNNNNNNNNNNNNNNNNNNNNNNNNNNNNNNNNNNNNNNNNNNNNNNNNNNNNNNNNNNNNNNNNNNNNNNNNNNNNNNNNNNNNNNNNNNNNNNNNNNNNNNNNNNNNNNNNNNNNNNTGTATGTTAGCTCATTTTTTAGTTGATTGCCACATGATTTTTCATTGTGACGAAGTGTTTATAATACTCTGAGGCCGGAGGATTTCACAATCTTCTACGAATTAAGCTAGCACTCCTACAATATTGACAACGATCAAAACCGGGTGGTAGGGGGGCATTGGCCCCCTCCCCTGCACAGCCTTTTGAAGAAGGGTAAacagtactagtatgtacatagtagtagtaggagtagtagtagcaGATATATATACCGTGGTGTGTTGGGGTGCCTAGGCCATCTGCAGCCCTGCTGGCTGGCGCAAGCGCCTGCTCCATCGTGTCGCAGAGGTACCATCTGACGGCGACACCtgataaatgaaggaaatatgccctagaggcaataataaagttattatttatttccttatatcatgataaatgtttattattcatgctagaattgtattaaccggaaacatgatacatgtgtgaatacatagacaaacagagtgtcactagtatgcctctacttgactagctcgttgatcaaagatggttatgtttcctagccatagacatgagttgtcatttgattaatgggatcacatcattaggagaatgatgtgattgacttgacccattccgttagcttagcactcgatcgtttagtatgttgctattgctttcttcatgacttatacatgttcctatgactatgagattatgcaactcccgtctaccggaggaacactttgtgtgctaccaaacgtcacaacgtaactgggtgattataaaggtgctctacaggtgtctccgaaggtacttgttgggttggcgtatttcgagattaggatttgtcactccgattgtcggagaggtatctctgggccctctcggtaatacacatcacttaagccttgcaagcattgcaactaatgagtttgttgcgagatgatgtattacggaacaagtaaagagacttgccggtaacgagattgaactaggtattaagataccgacgatcgaatctcgggcaagtaacataccgatgacaaagggaacaacgtatgttgttatgcggtttgaccgataaaaatcttcgtagaatatgtgggagccaatatgggcatccaggtcccgctattggttattgaccggagacgtgtctcgatcatgtctacatagttctcgaacccgtagggtccgcacgcttaacgttacgatgacagttttattatgagtttatgagttttgatgtaccgaaggagttcggagtcccggatgagatcggggacatgacgaggagtctcgaaatggtcgagacgtaaagatcgatatattggacgactatattcgaacatcggaaaggttccgagtgattcgggtatttttcggagtaccgaaaagttgcgggaattcgtattgggccttaatgggccatacgggaaaggagagaaaggccccaaagggtggccgcacccctccccatggactagtccgaattggactagggagggggggcgcccccttccttccttctccttctcccttcccttctcctactccaacaaggaaaggaggggtcctactcccggtgggagtaggactccccccttggcgcgccctcctcgtaggccggccgcctccccccttgcccctttatatacgggggcagggggcaccccatagacacaacaattgatctattgatctcttagccgtgtgcggtgccccctccaccatattacacctcgataaatatcgtagcgatgcttaggcgaagccctgcgtcggtagaacatcatcatcgtcaccacgccgtcgtgctgacgaaactctcccttaacactcggctggatcggagttcgagggacgtcatcgagctgaacgtgtgctgaactcggaggtgccgtacgttcgatacttgatcggtcggatcgtgaagacgtacgactacatcaaccgcgttgtgttaacgcttccactttcggtctacgagggtacgtggacaacactctcccctcttgttgctatgcatcaccatgatcttgcgtgttcgtaggaaattttttgaaattactacgttccccaacagtggcatccgagccaggttttatgcgttgatgttatgcacgagtagaacacaagtgagttgtgggcgatataagtcatactgcttaccagcatgtcatactttggttcgacggtattgtgagatgaagcggcccggaccggcattacgcgtacgcttacgcgagactggtttcaccgttgcgagcactcgttgcttaaaggtgaccggcgggtgtctgtctctctcactttagttgaaccgagtgtggctacgcccggtccttgcgaaggttaaaacagcaccaacttgacaaactatcgttgtggttttgatgcgtaggtaagaacggttcttgctaagcccatagcagccacgtaaaacttgcaacaacaaagtagaggacgtctaacttgtttttgcagggcatgttgtgatgtgatatggtcaagacatgatactgaattttattgtatgagatgatcatgttttgtaaccaagttatcggcaactggcaggagccatatggttgtcgctttattgtatgcaatgcaatcgccatgtaattgttttactttatcactaagcggtagcgatagtcgtagaagcaatagttggcgagacaacaacgatgctttgatggagatcaaggtgtcatgccgatgacgatggtgatcatgacggtgcttcggagatggagatcacaagcacaagatgatgatggccatatcatatcacttatattgattgcatgtgatgtttatcttttatgcatcttatcttgctttgattgacggtagcattataagatgatccttcactaaattatcaaagtataagtgttctccctgagtatgcaccgttgcgaaagttcttcgtgctgagacaccacgtgatgatcgggtgtgataggctctacgttcaa
Coding sequences within:
- the LOC123080714 gene encoding pentatricopeptide repeat-containing protein At1g09900, with amino-acid sequence MAAAFSSSSSSPSAAASTHHPFPFPAPPNPPTAHRLRLRIRLAASRWVSRGRAPPERGAGAANSIWVNPAAPSRPGQAGQKLRRLVQLGDLDAALRLLGASPDPPAVVACNILIKKLCAQRRLADAERVLDALKAAGAADPVSHNTLVAGYCRDGRLADAERALAAAALSGAANVVTYTTLINGYCRSGRLADALALIASMPVAPDTYTYNTVLMGLCGARQWEDAEELMAEMVRNHCPPNEVTFATQIRAFCQNGLLDRAVQLLDRMPRYGCTPDVVIYSTLVNGFSKQGRVDDAIELLNGMLCKPNTVCYNAALKGLCIAQRWEDVGELIVGMVKKDCLPNEATFSMLTSCLCQNGLVDCAVEVLEQMHKYGCRPDVVIYNTLIYSFSEQGRVEDALKLLNSMPCSPDVISFNAALKGLCRAERWDDAEELIGQMLREDCPLIEMTFNILIDSLCQSGRVNYAIEVFEQMPNFGCTPDIVTYSSLINGLSEQGLVESAIELFQSMPCKPDIFGYNAVLKGLCKAARWEDAGELISKMARKDCPPNEITFNILINSLCQKGLVDRAIEVFEQMPKYGSTPDIFTYNALINGFSEQGRLDDARKILSTMSCKPDAVSYNSALKGLCRAERWKEAEEVVAEMLRKKCPPNEVTFKYANRLFVPNRVT